From the genome of bacterium, one region includes:
- a CDS encoding tripartite tricarboxylate transporter substrate-binding protein, translated as ASINDPAVTPKLLELGFEVVLNTPEQFAAFQASEYARWQKLITSRNIKAD; from the coding sequence CGCGAGCATCAACGACCCCGCCGTGACGCCGAAGCTGCTGGAGCTGGGCTTCGAGGTGGTGCTCAACACGCCCGAGCAGTTCGCGGCCTTCCAGGCGTCGGAATACGCGCGCTGGCAGAAACTGATCACGAGCCGGAACATCAAAGCGGATTGA